GCGCGGCCTTCATGGATGACATACACAAACCCGTCTTTGTCAACGGCGACATTGTGCGTGGTCTGCCAGGTTAATTGGGAAGGGAGTTTCGCCCAGTTGTGGGTAACCTCATATTGATAGTCGCCAGAACCGAGCACAATACGCGAGTCGGTTTTTGTGCCCGCATGAATGGCGGGAGCACCGAATAAGGCGGCCGTGGTTCCGGCTGCTGTCGTTTTTAAAAATTCACGACGCGATTGTGACGGTTGCGGTTGACTCATGATCGATCTCCCTGAGCGGCTTTATTGAGATAAGCGAATTTAGTAACGAAATTAAAATAGAGTTCCTTAAACTGTAACCAGTGCGGAAAGCCAGATCAATTCGTAACTCGAATCTTCCTGCATTTCTTCAGAACCGGCCTGACAGTGATTTTCACTTGTTGAGTCCTGTCTCATGTCTGCTTACAATAGAGTCCATGTCTTCATCGAATCTCCTGATCTCTCCCATTAGTAAAGCAGCATCATGACAAACTCGCGTCTCCCCAGATTTGTGATTTTCTTTTGTACGTTCTGTTTTCTGTTTTCGTTTGGAACGCATCTGAGTGCCGCTGAAAAGCCGAATATTATTCTCATTATGTGTGATGATATGGGCTATTCCGATATCGGCTGTTACGGAGGCGAAGTCGAGACTCCCCATCTGAATCGACTGGCGCGGGAAGGGATGAGGTTCACTCAGTTTTATAACAACGCGAAATGTACGACCACGCGGGCTTCTATTCTGACCGGCCTCTATCCTCGTTTCGGTAAGGGGGGCCATATGCGACAAAATATGGTGACGCTCGGCGAAGCGATGAAGGTCGCCGGTTATCATACGGGACTCAGCGGCAAGTGGCATTTAATGCGCACAAAGGGTTACGCCAAGAGCAAGTATCCCGGTGGCTGGATTGATCGTTACGATAAAACAACACATCCATTCTTTCGCGGCTTCGATTCGTATTACGGTGTGCTGGATGGTTGTTGTAATTTCTTTGATCCGACCATATCCGATCCTCCCTACAAACGAGCGGGTATTCGGAGCTTTGGGCATGACGACAAAGCGGTAACCCAATTTAAAGACGATTACTACACAACGGATGCCTTTACCGACCACACACTCGATATGATTCAGCGTTACAGCAAAGATGAGAAACCGTTTTTCATCCATCTTTGTTACACGGCCCCGCATTATCCGCTGCATGCGAAGCCCAAAGACATCGCAAAGTATGTCGGAAAGTTCAAAATGGGGTGGAATCAGATGCGGAAAGACCGCTGGAGACGCATTCAAAAGATGGGTTTGGCGGATGAGAACTGGTCTTTGTCGGAAGGAGACAGCCGTAGTTACGCATGGGAGACGGCAAATCATGAGTTTGAAGACCTGCGAATGGCCGTTTATGCTGCGATGATTGACAGTATGGATCAAAATATTGGTCGGATTATGGCCACTTTGAAAGCAACGAATCAACTCGATAATACCCTGGTTTTGTTTCTCTCCGACAATGGAGGCTGCAGTGAAGAGCCGGGTGGACGTGATCCGAACAAGCGAAACCCTGGTCCCAAAGACGACTATGTGGCCGTCGGTCCTTCCTGGGGCTGGGCGCAGAATTCTCCTTTCCGGCGGTATAAATCGTGGGTACATGAAGGGGGCATCTCGACGCCTTGCATCGCCTGGTGGCCCGGCAAAATTCCTGCCGCGAGTATCAATCGCAGTCCGGCTCACATTATTGACCTGATGCCGACCTTTCTGGAAATGGCCGAGACCGAGTATCCGAAAACCTACCAGGGACACGACATTCTGCCCGTCGAAGGCACCAGCATGCTGGCACTCTTAAAAGGTGAAGAGAAATCACTGCACGATTCTCTAGCCTGGTACTGGTCAGGTAATCGTGCACTGCGACAAGGACCGTGGAAACTGGTTTGGGATTCGCAGGTCAAAGAGTGGGAACTGTATGATATCAGTGCCGATCGGTGCGAGATCAATAACCTCGCCGCGCAGCATCCTGAACGTGTTAAACAGATGACCAAAGACTGGTTTGCATGGGCAGACAAGGTAGAGTTGCGGTCGAAGCTCAAAGCAGACCGGAAGAAGAAAAAGTGACCTTTTATCGGAATCAGGCTCGACCTGAAGACGGCTGACCGAAGACCAATCGGCGGACCCGATAAAATCAACCATTTTTGACACGCTCAGTAAATCAAAGATGGTCCACGACTTCAAGATCCAGAAGTTCGCCTAATTGCTCAGCAGCGTGTCGTGGTTGGTCCGGGGGTTCGTGAGCCCGGACATCGAAGCTCATGAGATTGATGCGATTTCCCATGAAGGAATCCTCGATCAGGTTGATCTCATAACGCGTAGCGCGTTCGGGGATCTCCTCTTTGCATAACTGAAGAGCAACGCAATCATCATACGGAATGGATTTCTCGTCGTGATTTGAATAGATAATACGGATCGCTTCATTATTTGTTTCGATGCGAACGGGATAGACATCGGCAGCGCGGTCAACAATCGAACGGTCACGGCTGAATGCCTTTCGTTTGATTTCAACTGCATTTTCGGCGATGACAGACAATCGGCTTTTGTATCGTCGCTTAGGGCCGACTTCCCACGTCGCCAGGCGATCGACTCGCAGCAGCGAGCCGTCTGCCAGGGTGATGACGGCTTGAGTGTAGTTGTGGCTGCCCTCGGCCAGGATTCGTGACAAGGCATCAAAGACCGGCAGTGCGTCCTCGCTTTTCAAAGTGTAGCCAAGATGGGCGACCTCCTGTGTTTCAACATGACGCAACAAAACAATTTTAAATCCACCCCAAGTGCGATGTAGCTTGGTCTTGGCCCCCACCTGGTAATCGACGACAACACTTTGGCGGTTCAGCACAAGACGCGTCGGCAACAGAAAGAAGCCATATCGAACGATCACCTCATCCGCTTCCGTCGGTATCAATACGCTGCGGGGAAAGCACAGTTGGTGAATCACTGCCCAAAGAACCAACCCGCCGGGCAGGAGGGTCGCCGCCTTGGATTCCGTCATAAAAAACAGAAGCCCCGCAAAAAAAACACCACAACCAATAATAAACGCCAGACGCTCCAGTTTGGGGCGGACCTTCGTGCCTTCTGCCATCTGCACGGCCTTGGGATCAAACATCAACGGTCGCTTGCGGGTCTTACGGACAAGTCGAATCCAGTCAGCATCGGACGGATGGTTCATGTTGGATTCTTCACGCTTTTAATAACCGGGCCTCTGCTACTCCGACGAAGAGCGCACTTAAACAGGAATTCTACATTCATGGTTGAAAAACCACATCACACTTCCACCTCTGTTAGTAACGGGGCAAAACTAGTCACGGATCACTCATTTGTGGACAGGAGCGAAAAAAAACGGACGTCTTCGTTTGAGTCAGTGGGTTCAGGTGTGGTCGAGCTCAATCAGCTTCAAAACTGATCCAAGACAGGCCACGCGCAGTTTTAGTCTGCGAAACTCGTCATTTCACGGACACACCGTAAAACCACCCGATTCGCGGACACCATACTTGTGTGCGGGCTTCATACGTATTCGCGGATTCTTCGCGAACCGGAAAAATCAGGTCAGAATGGCTTCTGGAGTGCCCGATCAAAGCAATAATAAAGCGGATATTATAAACGTCTCAAGAAGTTATTGTTTCTACAAGCCTGAACTCGGCTCAAGGTGTGATCGAAAAACACTATTATTATCAGCCCTTAGGTGATAAGACGAGCAAAAGGTAGCTTGCAGTGATCTACCCTGCAGATTTTACTGGTGTAGCTTCAATGTTACTTATTCGGTTTGCGCCTCATTATAAGCTTGTTCTAACAATTGGGCATTGTATAATGAAGAGTTTAAACATATGTATTACAATGCACATCCGTAAATTTAAGATAAATTATGTGTGAAACGACGAATGTCTTAATCTTTGTTCACGGAATTCGTATAGAAGATAAATTTGAAAGGCCCTATACCAAATACGATAAGTTTTTGCCAAATCTTCATTCACAAAATGTGCCAAAGACATTTGTTCTGATTTATATGCAATATGGTCATCAACTAACTAGTTCGGCTCCTATACGTGACGATCAATTGCACTTTAAAGCTGAAGAGTGGATTGACGAAATCACAAAGCAGGAACATGTAAAGAGGCTGAGTGACAAAACAATTACGTCGCAGGTGAGGACCCCAGCATCTACCAAAAGAATTCTAACATTCACGTCAAGACCTAATGTTTCGCGGACTGGGCGATGTGACATACTATTGGGGTGACGGTTTGCACAGATTCATAGTGCGATTTACACCCAACTTTACGAAGGACTGAAACCGTTTCCCAAAAGCCCTGATATAAATTCACATTTTCTGTGCCAGAGTTTAGGCAATATTTTCACATACGACTTTTTAGAGCATTTAACGGGCGACATAAAATGGGTGGCCGAATTGCACACTTGCTGGAACGCAAAGCAAAACTAATTCTTGAAAAATTGAAAGTATAGAACTATGGCAAAGATGACGCTGACGAAGGTTTATGATCGAAGATTATCATTTTTCGAAGGCCCAGCTTATGGAGCAAAGGGCCCGCTTTATTTCTCGAACTATCCGTATGGAGAGATATGGCAATACAACGGCAAGAAAGCAACAAAAAAGTGTAAGCTCAAACAAAAGGCGAAAGTAAATGGACTATTTATGACTACTGGAGGAACACTGTGGGGTTGTGACATGAAGCAAGGTCAAATTGTAACTATCGATTTGATTTCAGGCGCCGTTAAGGAGCGAGCGTGTGAATATAAGGGCAACCGCCTTGATGATCCAAATGACCTTATAATGGACAAAACAGGTGGAGTATACTTTTCGTGTCCGGGAATTGGGCCCATCAACATGCCATGGCCATGGCCGTCAAAAGCAAAAAGAGGCGTTTACTATTTGTCCCCCAGAGGTAGGGTTAAGCAGTTGTTGTTAGAACCTGAAATTCATCTTCCGAATGGTGTTATGCTTTCACCCGATGAGTCAAATCTATACGTTGTTCAGAATGGTCTGCCAGATGTCTACAAATATGAAATCCTCGCTCCAGGAAAACTAGGACAGAGAAAGAAATTTTGTACACTTTACGATGGTAAACAAGACAATGAAGGTGGAGATGGTTTAACCGTTGATAGAAAAGGAAATGTTTATATTGCCACTCGGAAGGGGGTCGAGGTGTTTTCTACTAAAGGGAAATCACTACATTTCATCAGTCTACCCAGTACGGCCAAGGTGAGGCACGTTTCTAATGTGACTTTTGGCAGCAAGAACCTAGATACGCTGTTTGCCACCGCATATCAATTACCTCGTTCAGGACTTTTTGCCATTCAATTGGATGGAGTCCAAGGCCATGTATTCCCTGGTTGTGACCCGAAGTAACCGACCTATGTGTAGATTACGCGAATTTTGGACTTCAGATTTCCAACGAAGAATTCCTGAAGCTATAACGGTGATTATGGTGGAACATTACTTTCAATTCATCAATATTCATTTTTCACACGATTGGATGATTACATCGACGGTTTGCATCTCGCGGACAAATCAGCGCCGAAGTAGACCGCTAACGGGATACTATTATATATGTCGATGAAAAGACTAGATGTAGTTAAACGCAGTTTTCGACCTCCGCGCTCGCCACTACATCGTAGGAGCGGTAAGATCAAAGTGGCCATGTTGTCTAAATTGATACCTCGTGATGATCGTAGCTAATGCATGTTAAGCACAGTAGCGTACCTCATTAAACGGTCAATTTTGGTATGTCTCAGCTCAGCAAGAGAAGCTATGCAATCGGTAGGGTAATTTAGTAAACTTGCCAAAACTTGTGCGCAAATCAAATGCTCATTTAAGTTTCTCAACAGCATTAGCGGACATTACAACGACAAGCTTCTTGCCAGTGAATTCGATAGCTCCCACATCGTACTGGCCTGCCTCCCTTAACTGAATCCAGAATTTGATATACTGATCAGAATTCTGGACTAATTTAGGTTGATGCAAAGAATCCTAAAATCAAAATTTGCCAAACTCATTTTGCCTGTTGATATTAAAACGAAAGAGGTCTAGAGAAATAGAAATGTCTAGGAAACAAAATCAGTCAGGCATTCACAAGACAATGAACGGAACATCATTTCCTTCAGTCATTCAGCGCTCCTGTGGTTTGATTTATCGAAAATTTTTAGCAAAAGCGATTAAACATATAACACCAAAATCAAGTGTTACATGATATGTTAAGACGCGCCACTTCGCTGTAGGCTTAGTTTGATTCAATGCTTTTATGAAATTGTGATCTTTTCCCAATTCTTTAGCAGCTTGTTCAGTACAAAGTTGGAACACAGCGATGGTTTGGGATTGCGATCGATAGATCGCCGCACAGTTTGATATTGCAAACACGGTAAATACAACAATCAATCCAATATGCACCCGATCTAGATCCAGGGGGATTTTTGCTGCGAACACATATCCGACAGTCGCAAGAGAAACCGTGCAATAGAACTTCCAGAACGATGAAGTATGTGCAGTCGCAGAGAAAATTAGATCACAAATTTGTGGAATTGTCATACGTTGATTCATTTTTTCGATCTCTATAGAGTCATTCGCTAGAATTGAATACATGTATGCTTACTCTTTACACTCATATAAATCAGTGCATATCGAAATTAGAATCATTAGGCGGCAAATATTCAAGTGTTTGTATTGTTTTGTATAGTGGTGTGATTGAGTTTTTTTGAGTCCAAGATTATGACCTTCCCGCCAGTTCCGAAGACCGATTCTCTAGCCAATTGAGCTAACACCAGAGCAGAAGCCGTTAGGTTCCCTATTTATGAAAAAGAATTTTTAAAACTACCGTTTTTGCTGGTGAGTCATTTTGATCCGATGAGATTGAGCGGGATTAAGAATGAAAAGCATCAAAGGCAGGCCATAAGAGAAAATCTTCGCACAGTCTAAACTGATTGCCCGATAACAATCAACTTTCGAATTGTCAGCACTGTTACATTTTCAGTTCGAGTTGCCGGGCGCTATTTCATATCATTTCTTCAGATTTCTTTAGACAGATTGTTTTACATTCTTTGGTAAGTAGTCGTGAATTCTCCATCAATCATGGCTGTGATGCCCTTTTAGGTTGAGAGGTTTTGTTATGCTTCCGTCTCTCTGGTTTCTATTCAGTGTTCCATTATTGATTATGTTAAATTATGCAGGACGGCGGGAGATGGACAAGAGAAACTTTTGCGCAGTTTTGTCTCAGATGTGGTATAAAATTGATTTTTTGTCTCGCCTATGTTGCCGGAAAGCATGCTCAAAGGGAGCGATTCAATACGGGTCATTGCGAACGTGTTCTCAATTTGCAGGTGAAGATTTGGAAAAAACAGGCGTTTTTGTGGTGTGGAAATCCTCAGTGTTCGCGATGAGCACCTACTGGAAAAATTCTCCTCGCGCGCGCGACGCAGATCAGCTAGTTTCAAAAATGGTATGACGGTGTCAAGTTCAAAAAATACACCTAAATTCAAAGTGAAAATGGTTGTTCGAAGGTTACTGAAATTGTCGAGACTTTTTGAATGGGAGACTTTTGGACACAGTTTATGAATCAGGTTCTTCAGAAGACAATGATAATAATAAGATTTCAAACGCTTCAGAGTCTGGTTAGACTGAAGTGTGATATCAAATCAGAGTTGAATTGCACGTGAATCATCAAACTCAGCTATGAGATTTTTTAACATGCAGGAAGTCACACAAATATTGAAAGCATTGGAAGCGGGTGATGTGGCTGCCACCGATCAACTGCTGCCGATTGTGTATGCGGAGTTGAGGAAACTGGCGGGGAATAAAATCTCTCAGGAAGCACCGGGGCAAACCCTGACGGCAACAGCGCTGGTGCATGAGGCCTATTTACGGTTGGTGGGGAAGGAAGAGGAGCCGCAGTGGGATCATCGGGGGCATTTCTTCGCGGCGGCTGCGGAATCGATGCGACGGATCCTCATCGAAAACGCACGGCGCAAAAAAAGACTGAAACATGGTGGCGAACTGGATCGTGTCGAGCTTCCTGAGATTGCGGTGCCCGCTCAGAAACAGTTCGATGACCTGTTAGCACTGGATGACGCTTTGACTCAATTCGCCAAGGAAAGTCCAGAGAAAGCGGAGTTGGTGAAGCTGAGATACTTCGCTGGATTAAGTGAACAGGAAGCCGCGGAGGTATTGGGAATTTCCCGTGCGACGGCCGCTCGTCACTGGGCTTATTCTCGTGCCTGGTTATTTAGCCAGATTAATTCCGATTTAAATCAAACCAAATAAACATAAGGACTTACAGATAATAAGGAGAACATGACGAAAACCAATCTTCGAAAAATTTTGTTTTATGGAAGAAACTATGAGGCGCGCCTGATGACAAAATCGCATGGTTAAATAGTGAGGGAACAATGACTGTTCCGATGTAAAATATTTACCTGGTGGTATGATCCATCCTGAAGAAAACAAAATCATGTCCGACCCTGAAAAAACAGAAAATCCTGAGCCGGAACCAACACGTGAGAACGTGAATCCTCAATCTGTAGAGGGTCTGTTTCTGCAGGCATTGGAAAAGAAAACTCCGGCGGAACGCACACAATTTCTGGAGGAAATGTGCGGCGATAATATGGAACAACGCCGTCGTGTTGAGGCACTGTTATTGGCATATGACGATGCGGGTAGCTTTCTGGAAAAATCACCCATTGGATCGAGTGAACCACAGCCAGTTTCTCTCGAGTTTCTAACACCTTCAGACAATCCAGAATTATTGGGAACGTTGGGAGAGTACGATATCTATGAAGTGATCGGGCAGGGGGGGATGGGGATTGTCTTCCGTGCGCTCGATCCCAAATTAAATCGCATTGTTGCCATTAAGGTGATGTCGCCACTTTTGGCGATTAACCCCAATGCGCGAAAACGATTTTTACGGGAAGCCCAGGCGGCGGCTGCCGTCAGTCATCCGCATATTGTCACGATTCATGCCGTTGACGAAGACAAGTTGCCTTATCTCGTGATGGAGTATGTCGTTGGCCAGTCGTTGCAGGAAAAACTTGATAAAGTCGGTTCTCTGAAAGTGACAGAAATTCTGCGGATTGGAAATCAGATCGCCGAGGGACTTGCCGCCGCTCATAAACAGGGATTGATTCACCGCGATATCAAGCCGGCGAATATATTGCTGGAAAATGGTGTCGAGCGGGTTAAGATCACCGACTTCGGTTTGGCGCGAGCCGTCGATGATGTGACGATCACGAAGACCGGCGAAGTCTCAGGCACTCCCCAGTATATGTCTCCCGAGCAGACAACCGGAGAACGCGTTGACCAACGCAGTGATCTGTTCAGCCTGGGCGCGGTGATGTATGCGATGTGCACGGGGCGTTCGCCGTTTCGCGCCAGCAATCTGGCTGCTGTGGTGCGACGGGTTTGTGATGATACGCCACGTCCCATTCAGGAAGTCAACGAAGAGATTCCACCCTGGTTGATTGAGATCATTGATTGTCTGCTGGAAAAACGACCGGAAGATCGATTTCAAACAGCGCAAGAAGTCGCTGAATTATTGGGAACGCATTTAGCGATTGTACAGCAGCCTGGAAAAGTACCGGCGATCGATGAGAGACCGCGGGAAGCTCACAGGCAAGGCACTGAAGCACGACACACTGAAACTGAGTCGATCAAAGAAAGTGACCCGCGTGCTTTCTATCCTGTTGCCCACGCGGTGATGTTCCTGGGGGGGATGGTTGCATTTTCGGAAGCACATGCACCACTTTCGTTTCCAATCAGTGCGGGGTGTGGAGTCTTTCTGGGGCTGTTGATTGCATTAGTCGTCTACGAGGCAGAACGCCGTCACGCGCAACCATTTGCTGCATTACGCATGTCTGATGCACTCTCAATGCCGATTGCCTTTGCAGGTGGTACGCTCTTGATGCAAATGCTGTTTTATCTCGAATTTCTTCCCAGCATTCCCAGACCACTTCTTTATCTCCTGTTTCTGTTGGGGATCCCTTTGTATTTTGTCTGGATTCTCAGTAAACAGCAAGGGCATGCGGATCGAGACTTTCATTCGAATTCGAACCAGCGACAAGGCCAATGGGTAGATCGTCTGGCAGTCTGGGCAGGTGGGTTGATGTTACTGACCCCGATCTTCATCGGGTTGTTTGGAATCGCTACAGGACGACATTTTGCCGGAAACGTTCCAGAAATGATATTGGTGTCGCTGTTGTTCTTTGGTCCTGTGGGATTGTTAGTCCTGGTTTGTGGTGCACAAAATATCGTTCGGCCAAATTCAACTACTGCGAAAATTTTGGATGGATTATTTTTGTTGGCGTGTTTCTGTTTGGGTCCGTTGGGGATCCTGCTTTACATTGCACGCTACATCAAGCGACGCGACGCGCGGGAACAAGAAAATTCCGAACCTAAGCCGGTTAGCCCCCATCAAGATCCGATTACTGCAGAGCATAAACGCTCCAACAAACGAATTATTGTAGGAGTGATCTTAGGTGTCATCACAATTCCTTTACTGTTTTTGTTTGCTCTTGCATTCAGACATATGAATCCCACTGAGAAATCCTGGGTCGTGAACTGGGGGCTGATGACAGTTGTTGTCTGCGGGATGTTTGGAGCAATGTACTACATTAAACGGAAAGGCGTTTTGGATGCTTTGAGTAATCCGTGGAAATTGATTGGCTGGCTGGTTCTGTCTGCCATGTTATTGATTCCCAGCCTGTTTGCAGTTTCATTGCTCGTGCCAATGTTAGCGAGAACGCCCGGCAGTAATGAAGTCGTGATTAACTACGATCCTGATTATCCCATTACCAAAATTATGACCGAAACAGGCAAGGCATATGATGTGTATTCCAAACCGTTTACTCTGAAGTTGACGCCGGGAAGTCATGTCTTACAAATTTCATATAACGCTAATAACTTGATACACCGATTTACAAAAAAGATAAAGAAAGAAGCCGGTAAACAACTGAAGATCGACCTGAGCACAGAGATTAAACGATTGTATGATGCCAATGTAAATCAGCGAGCTTCGGTGGATATGGATGAGGCAGGGGAGGCTGATATGGATGGATCCATGTTTTCCGATGACTCAAAAGCTGTGTCAGCAGAACGGAAAAAAAATCTGGGAGCGATTTTACTTAGTGGGCAGGAGCCTAGCTTACGCGCAGGGATATTTCCCGTTAATCCATTCCAGGCCAAACCTGAAGACGGTGTGTTTGGTTTTGCTGACCGGTTTTTTACTTTTGAGTCATTAACGCATGAGGTCCCTGCCGGGAAGTACTTCATACGGGTTTCCAGTAATTATGCTGGTTGGGAAATTGATGACGGAACGCCAAAGTATGATCTGACTGAGATCGAGGTGAAGCCGGGGACCATTGTTCCAGTAACAATTCAACGTGATTTCACGAAATTGGTGGAGAGTCACCCGGACTGGTCAAAGGGAGGACTGTTTAAGTTTCATTGGCCTGTTCCCGGGATGGGAGCATATTTTATGGTTTATACGCTGACACTACCGCAAGCGGAGGTCGTGCAGGAGTTGTTAGCTGCGTTTGTTGCAGGAAAGCCTAGTGTACATGAATTAGAATTAATGGAGACTGCGAACAAACATATCATAACGAAAAGTTATGCGTCGATGAAGAACCTGTTTAATAACGGGAAACATCCTGCCTGGAAAAAATTAATTGTGTCTGGTGAGGGAGAGAATACCTGGCAGTTAATCACACCAGAGTCAGAGTTGAAGAATACACGAGACAATAAACCGAATAACGGAACAATTTTGCTCAAGATTCAAGATACAGGTTTGCGTGTCAGTCTCTTATCAACTACTGATTCGAGTTTGACTCGGAAAACCGATTATGGAATTTATTTCCCTGATTTAGATATGGCATTCAAAGTTCCTGCGGGAATGTACCTCATTGAAGTCACAAGTGATGATGCTGGCTGGGTAGCTGATGATAGTGCCTCAAAATACCTTCATTCAAACATCAAGGTGAAGCCAGGAGTGCTTGATATTGTTGCGATCTCGCGGGATTATCAGAAGCTGGCGGAGAATCATCCTGACTGGACGCAGAGTGATGTGTTTGAGTTTGGCTGGCCGCTTCAGGTCAAGTCTGATTGGCCCATACCTTCTGTATCAGGTCCTCCAAAAAACTATCGACTTTCAAGACCGCAGGCAAAGGTGGTTCAACAATTATTCAGCGCTTTTGCCGAAGGCAAACCAGACGTTAATGAAAAAATAATATTGGAAACAGTAAACGAAGATTTAAAAAAGGAAACATACAAATCACTGAAAGAGTTATTCGACAAGGGAGAACATCCCGCCTGGGGAATCTTGATTGTGCCTGGTAAGGAAAAGAATACTTATCGGTTAAGAGAACCGAAATAAAAACGCTGATATATAAATAGATTCAATCGCTCTACAGAAAGTTTTTTTAGTCTCACATTAAGTGTCATGTCGGTCGAAAATAATGCCTGATAGGAACACTAGAAGTAGGGAATGTTGATCATGCGAGACCTGCTTACAACGATATCTTCGATGATTGTGATTCTGTTTTGTTTGTCACTTTTGTTTGTAAGTGAAGAGATTGAAACAGATCAACAATATAAGGAAGAGGTTTCGAATCAGAACGCGAGTTATCAAAATTCACAGCCTCCTGATAACAAATCAATCGTGTTTAATAGAGTTCAGTCTGTGAAACTGGAACACGGGATTTTAAAGTTTTCAACGTTCGAGAATGAAAAATTCAAGGAGCATTTTTTCAAGATTCGTGATAAGAACGTCATATTTACGAGAGAAGCAGACGGTGGTATACCTTTGCATTCCATCAAATTTGTAGACAGTGGTTGTAATACTTTGTTGGTAACGATACCACCTTCGTTTGAGGTCGACGTCATGAAAGATTTGATCTCAAACTAAAACGAACCCGCCAGGAATTACCGAGGCGGGTTCACACATCATTTGTCAATAAAATGATCTTCTGCGATCTGAACCGATCAGAGGCGTACCTCTTACTTCACAGGCTCACGGTCTCGAAGAGAGGGAAGATCATTTACAAAATTTTGATGCGGCATTACATACCCCCTTTCCACTTATCTAAAGGATTATGAGACATTCCTTAGTCTCTGTGACACAGCTCATTTAAAATGGTTCGGAGAAAAATACTCGAATTGAAAATCGTTGTGATATGTTTATGGTGCTGTATAAAAGCGATTAGAATGCGATGAGGTTCGAACTCTCTTTGAGGGATGTGAAGAACTCGTCTGTTTCAGAATCTGAAAGCGAGTCTTGTTCTTGGTATTCCTTTTCACTGAGTGTGAGCTCACGAATTTCAGAAGCTAACAACTCTTTCATAGTTCCT
The Gimesia aquarii DNA segment above includes these coding regions:
- a CDS encoding arylsulfatase, with protein sequence MTNSRLPRFVIFFCTFCFLFSFGTHLSAAEKPNIILIMCDDMGYSDIGCYGGEVETPHLNRLAREGMRFTQFYNNAKCTTTRASILTGLYPRFGKGGHMRQNMVTLGEAMKVAGYHTGLSGKWHLMRTKGYAKSKYPGGWIDRYDKTTHPFFRGFDSYYGVLDGCCNFFDPTISDPPYKRAGIRSFGHDDKAVTQFKDDYYTTDAFTDHTLDMIQRYSKDEKPFFIHLCYTAPHYPLHAKPKDIAKYVGKFKMGWNQMRKDRWRRIQKMGLADENWSLSEGDSRSYAWETANHEFEDLRMAVYAAMIDSMDQNIGRIMATLKATNQLDNTLVLFLSDNGGCSEEPGGRDPNKRNPGPKDDYVAVGPSWGWAQNSPFRRYKSWVHEGGISTPCIAWWPGKIPAASINRSPAHIIDLMPTFLEMAETEYPKTYQGHDILPVEGTSMLALLKGEEKSLHDSLAWYWSGNRALRQGPWKLVWDSQVKEWELYDISADRCEINNLAAQHPERVKQMTKDWFAWADKVELRSKLKADRKKKK
- a CDS encoding SMP-30/gluconolactonase/LRE family protein, with product MAKMTLTKVYDRRLSFFEGPAYGAKGPLYFSNYPYGEIWQYNGKKATKKCKLKQKAKVNGLFMTTGGTLWGCDMKQGQIVTIDLISGAVKERACEYKGNRLDDPNDLIMDKTGGVYFSCPGIGPINMPWPWPSKAKRGVYYLSPRGRVKQLLLEPEIHLPNGVMLSPDESNLYVVQNGLPDVYKYEILAPGKLGQRKKFCTLYDGKQDNEGGDGLTVDRKGNVYIATRKGVEVFSTKGKSLHFISLPSTAKVRHVSNVTFGSKNLDTLFATAYQLPRSGLFAIQLDGVQGHVFPGCDPK
- a CDS encoding ECF-type sigma factor → MQEVTQILKALEAGDVAATDQLLPIVYAELRKLAGNKISQEAPGQTLTATALVHEAYLRLVGKEEEPQWDHRGHFFAAAAESMRRILIENARRKKRLKHGGELDRVELPEIAVPAQKQFDDLLALDDALTQFAKESPEKAELVKLRYFAGLSEQEAAEVLGISRATAARHWAYSRAWLFSQINSDLNQTK
- a CDS encoding serine/threonine protein kinase is translated as MSDPEKTENPEPEPTRENVNPQSVEGLFLQALEKKTPAERTQFLEEMCGDNMEQRRRVEALLLAYDDAGSFLEKSPIGSSEPQPVSLEFLTPSDNPELLGTLGEYDIYEVIGQGGMGIVFRALDPKLNRIVAIKVMSPLLAINPNARKRFLREAQAAAAVSHPHIVTIHAVDEDKLPYLVMEYVVGQSLQEKLDKVGSLKVTEILRIGNQIAEGLAAAHKQGLIHRDIKPANILLENGVERVKITDFGLARAVDDVTITKTGEVSGTPQYMSPEQTTGERVDQRSDLFSLGAVMYAMCTGRSPFRASNLAAVVRRVCDDTPRPIQEVNEEIPPWLIEIIDCLLEKRPEDRFQTAQEVAELLGTHLAIVQQPGKVPAIDERPREAHRQGTEARHTETESIKESDPRAFYPVAHAVMFLGGMVAFSEAHAPLSFPISAGCGVFLGLLIALVVYEAERRHAQPFAALRMSDALSMPIAFAGGTLLMQMLFYLEFLPSIPRPLLYLLFLLGIPLYFVWILSKQQGHADRDFHSNSNQRQGQWVDRLAVWAGGLMLLTPIFIGLFGIATGRHFAGNVPEMILVSLLFFGPVGLLVLVCGAQNIVRPNSTTAKILDGLFLLACFCLGPLGILLYIARYIKRRDAREQENSEPKPVSPHQDPITAEHKRSNKRIIVGVILGVITIPLLFLFALAFRHMNPTEKSWVVNWGLMTVVVCGMFGAMYYIKRKGVLDALSNPWKLIGWLVLSAMLLIPSLFAVSLLVPMLARTPGSNEVVINYDPDYPITKIMTETGKAYDVYSKPFTLKLTPGSHVLQISYNANNLIHRFTKKIKKEAGKQLKIDLSTEIKRLYDANVNQRASVDMDEAGEADMDGSMFSDDSKAVSAERKKNLGAILLSGQEPSLRAGIFPVNPFQAKPEDGVFGFADRFFTFESLTHEVPAGKYFIRVSSNYAGWEIDDGTPKYDLTEIEVKPGTIVPVTIQRDFTKLVESHPDWSKGGLFKFHWPVPGMGAYFMVYTLTLPQAEVVQELLAAFVAGKPSVHELELMETANKHIITKSYASMKNLFNNGKHPAWKKLIVSGEGENTWQLITPESELKNTRDNKPNNGTILLKIQDTGLRVSLLSTTDSSLTRKTDYGIYFPDLDMAFKVPAGMYLIEVTSDDAGWVADDSASKYLHSNIKVKPGVLDIVAISRDYQKLAENHPDWTQSDVFEFGWPLQVKSDWPIPSVSGPPKNYRLSRPQAKVVQQLFSAFAEGKPDVNEKIILETVNEDLKKETYKSLKELFDKGEHPAWGILIVPGKEKNTYRLREPK